In Populus trichocarpa isolate Nisqually-1 chromosome 12, P.trichocarpa_v4.1, whole genome shotgun sequence, a genomic segment contains:
- the LOC18096607 gene encoding uncharacterized protein LOC18096607 isoform X2 — MASPTPSLLSQIPMENQKQELLPDEEEEVLSLRRHCSSSDDDGGNNNNNTTSANTALLVDIFSTNGNENANETRIGSLISSSSNNNLNEDSETPKVGVSSPCTVSPHKHSGDDDKDKDESEERAHHLNSVYFDQHHGIWKCHHCNWTYCVGTPCFDHKECSHTHTHTHTHSLINLKNFNQQQPCLVFGTKGADSINGASGVNCGGVTCSVSDTSPRYAEVLVKNSEIQKSLVKDDNLQLGENMDNEGFSGSGLTPLEDTFEEHNFKSKPSDSETRVVGDLDLIEEIDQEMTEFDVEKVLEKQNTHDLYCPNCNSCITRRVILRRRRWKNRNARRKPKHAKVDTIVPSESNGNSTYSDANSADSASGPGHDIANICSNDSPTSAVNDHNCDREPDVFRCLSCFSFFIPAGNGFKLFRVSSTENENVQDPQKISTANTNWFFSIFATHKRKTTTEQGNAAVDHTQVRGMNQDASSGSPNNFTSSNGNDHSVMPHAERTIVKTGEHPESSYSKPHQSGAESLNPSTMEPLLLDKSPQGINLKSNLTSRNGILADQNAPLLSVDLPSVESSSIAGILNNMGGASLKPGMGIVSSSRETKFNETALISAREKSGGSLMNHAIMDTAQLLPYSSGSMEGLKENAPFRPQGGVNLPEYSTSKSLIPEQSEIQIKEKFNMAKGNEKPLQNGQASSTQGTSLSSQLYSEGGFINDAALKHHEVGKGSLNSLSQGTSRPEKEKVNIGENEVNAMENKNIGNDVIVTIEKEPPKRGDSEIVCIDSVEPTSLLNSTNQTNASERKGAGVGESWQWEILKSIVYGGLIESITSLGVVSSAAGAGAGTLNILALGLANLIGGLFIIGHNLVDLKNDRSNQVNEQEDRYQETLGRRDNFSLHATLSILSFLIFGLLPPVMYGFSFRKSDDRDLKLAAVDGASLFYIILLAIGKAHIQRKQPKPYISTVLYFFCIGLMASGASYVVGDLISKLLQKISGFESNLPFPELKTWASY, encoded by the exons ATGGCATCCCCTACTCCCTCCCTCCTTAGCCAAATACCAATGGAAAATCAGAAACAAGAATTGTTGCCCGATGAGGAGGAGGAAGTGCTGTCTCTTCGAAGGCATTGCAGCAGCAGCGACGACGACGGcggcaacaacaacaacaacacaacTTCTGCAAACACTGCTCTGCTCGttgatattttttctaccaATGGTAATGAAAATGCAAATGAAACTAGAATTGGTAGCCttatcagcagcagcagcaataacAATCTTAACGAGGACTCAGAGACTCCGAAAGTAGGAGTATCATCACCCTGTACTGTATCTCCGCATAAACACAGTGGGGATGATGATAAGGACAAGGATGAGAGTGAAGAGAGAGCCCATCACCTAAACAGCGTTTACTTTGACCAACACCATG GAATATGGAAATGTCACCACTGCAATTGGACCTACTGCGTTGGAACTCCCTGTTTTGATCATAAAGAGTGCTcgcacacgcacacgcacactCACACGCACAGCCTCATAAATctcaaaaattttaatcaacAGCAACCATGTTTGGTTTTTGGAACTAAAG GTGCTGATTCCATTAATGGAGCTTCTGGCGTGAACTGTGGTGGTGTTACATGTTCTGTTTCGGACACAAGTCCCAGATATGCGGAAGTCCTTGTAAAGAATTCTGAGATTCAGAAAAGTCTAGTCAAGGATGACAACCTTCAATTAGGGGAAAATATGGATAATGAAGGGTTTTCTGGTTCAGGTCTTACACCTTTAGAAGACACATTCGaagaacacaattttaaatcaaaaccttCTGACAGTGAAACTAGAGTAGTTGGAGATTTGGACTTGATAGAAGAAATAGACCAGGAAATGACAGAATTCGATGTTGAGAAGGTGTTAGAGAAGCAGAATACACATGATTTGTATTGCCCTAACTGTAATTCCTGTATTACAAGAAGGGTTATCCTTCGTAGAAGAAGATGGAAGAATCGAAATGCACGTCGTAAACCAAAACACGCCAAAGTTGACACAATTGTTCCCTCTGAATCGAATGGCAATTCTACCTATTCAGATGCCAATTCTGCTGATTCAGCCAGTGGTCCGGGTCATGATATAGCTAACATTTGTTCAAACGATAGCCCAACATCTGCAGTCAATGATCATAATTGCGATAGAGAACCAGATGTATTCAGATGCTTATCATGCTTCAGCTTCTTTATTCCTGCAG ggaatggttttaaattgtttCGGGTATCATCCACTGAGAATGAAAATGTTCAAGATCCTCAGAAGATATCAACAGCCAACACAAATTGGTTCTTCTCTATTTTTGCAACTCATAAGAGGAAAACAACCACTGAGCAAG GTAATGCTGCAGTGGACCATACTCAAGTACGTGGAATGAATCAGGACGCCTCATCAGGCTCCCCCAACAATTTTACATCCTCAAATGGAAATGATCATTCTGTAATGCCACATGCTGAAAGAACTATAGTCAAAACGGGAGAACATCCAGAAAGTTCTTATTCTAAGCCTCACCAAAGTGGAGCAGAATCTCTGAATCCTTCAACAATGGAGCCTTTATTGCTTGATAAATCACCACAAGGAATAAACCTGAAGTCCAATTTGACATCTAGGAATGGGATACTTGCAGATCAAAATGCTCCTCTCCTTTCTGTTGATTTACCATCGGTTGAATCCTCTTCAATTGCaggaatattaaataatatgggAGGTGCATCTCTTAAACCTGGAATGGGGATTGTAAGTTCCTCAAGGGaaacaaaattcaatgaaaCTGCATTGATCAGTGCTAGAGAGAAATCAG GTGGGTCTTTAATGAACCATGCTATCATGGATACTGCTCAACTGTTACCATACTCTTCAGGTAGCATGGAAGGTCTAAAGGAAAATGCACCGTTTAGACCTCAAGGTGGAGTGAATCTTCCAGAGTATTCAACTTCCAAATCTTTAATCCCTGAGCAGTCAGAGAtacaaataaaagagaaattcaACATGGCAAAAGGGAATGAAAAACCTTTACAAAATGGCCAGGCCTCGTCAACACAAGGAACTTCATTGTCCTCTCAATTATATTCTGAAGGAGGATTTATAAATGATGCTGCTTTGAAACACCATGAAGTAGGAAAAGGTTCTCTAAATTCTTTGAGCCAAGGAACCTCAAGGCCTGAAAAAGAGAAAGTCAATATAGGAGAAAATGAAGTTAATGCtatggaaaacaaaaatatag GGAATGATGTCATAGTCACCATTGAAAAAGAGCCACCAAAACGTGGAGATTCTGAGATTGTCTGTATTGATTCAGTGGAACCTACAAGCTTGCTGAACAGTACGAACCAGACAAATGCGAGTGAACGAAAAGGTGCTGGAGTAGGTGAATCCTGGCAATGGGAGATTTTAAAAAGCATTGTATATGGTGGTTTAATAGAATCAATTACAAGTCTAGGTGTAGTGTCTTCtgctgctggtgctggtgctggaaCTT TGAACATTTTAGCACTTGGCTTGGCAAATTTGATAGGAGGGCTTTTCATAATTGGTCATAAT CTTGTGGATCTGAAAAATGATCGTTCCAATCAAGTGAATGAGCAGGAGGATCGATACCAAGAAACACTAGGACGAAGGGACAACTTTTCGTTACATGCAACACTATCTATTTTATCATTCCTTATTTTTGGGCTACTGCCTCCTGTCATGTATGGATTCTCGTTTCGGAAGAGTGATGATAGAGATCTCAAGCTTGCAGCAGTTGATGGGGCCTCCCTTTTTTACATCATATTGCTTGCTATAGGTAAGGCCCACATTCAGAGGAAGCAGCCCAAGCCATACATCAGCACTGTATTATACTTCTTCTGCATTGGGCTTATGGCCTCGGGCGCTTCTTATGTAGTTGGGGACCTCATCAGTAAGCTATTGCAGAAAATAAGTGGGTTTGAGTCTAACTTGCCCTTTCCGGAGTTGAAAACATGGGCATCTTATTGA
- the LOC18096607 gene encoding membrane protein of ER body-like protein isoform X7, which produces MASPTPSLLSQIPMENQKQELLPDEEEEVLSLRRHCSSSDDDGGNNNNNTTSANTALLVDIFSTNGNENANETRIGSLISSSSNNNLNEDSETPKVGVSSPCTVSPHKHSGDDDKDKDESEERAHHLNSVYFDQHHGIWKCHHCNWTYCVGTPCFDHKECSHTHTHTHTHSLINLKNFNQQQPCLVFGTKGADSINGASGVNCGGVTCSVSDTSPRYAEVLVKNSEIQKSLVKDDNLQLGENMDNEGFSGSGLTPLEDTFEEHNFKSKPSDSETRVVGDLDLIEEIDQEMTEFDVEKVLEKQNTHDLYCPNCNSCITRRVILRRRRWKNRNARRKPKHAKVDTIVPSESNGNSTYSDANSADSASGPGHDIANICSNDSPTSAVNDHNCDREPDVFRCLSCFSFFIPAGNGFKLFRVSSTENENVQDPQKISTANTNWFFSIFATHKRKTTTEQGGSLMNHAIMDTAQLLPYSSGSMEGLKENAPFRPQGGVNLPEYSTSKSLIPEQSEIQIKEKFNMAKGNEKPLQNGQASSTQGTSLSSQLYSEGGFINDAALKHHEVGKGSLNSLSQGTSRPEKEKVNIGENEVNAMENKNIGNDVIVTIEKEPPKRGDSEIVCIDSVEPTSLLNSTNQTNASERKGAGVGESWQWEILKSIVYGGLIESITSLGVVSSAAGAGAGTLNILALGLANLIGGLFIIGHNLVDLKNDRSNQVNEQEDRYQETLGRRDNFSLHATLSILSFLIFGLLPPVMYGFSFRKSDDRDLKLAAVDGASLFYIILLAIGKAHIQRKQPKPYISTVLYFFCIGLMASGASYVVGDLISKLLQKISGFESNLPFPELKTWASY; this is translated from the exons ATGGCATCCCCTACTCCCTCCCTCCTTAGCCAAATACCAATGGAAAATCAGAAACAAGAATTGTTGCCCGATGAGGAGGAGGAAGTGCTGTCTCTTCGAAGGCATTGCAGCAGCAGCGACGACGACGGcggcaacaacaacaacaacacaacTTCTGCAAACACTGCTCTGCTCGttgatattttttctaccaATGGTAATGAAAATGCAAATGAAACTAGAATTGGTAGCCttatcagcagcagcagcaataacAATCTTAACGAGGACTCAGAGACTCCGAAAGTAGGAGTATCATCACCCTGTACTGTATCTCCGCATAAACACAGTGGGGATGATGATAAGGACAAGGATGAGAGTGAAGAGAGAGCCCATCACCTAAACAGCGTTTACTTTGACCAACACCATG GAATATGGAAATGTCACCACTGCAATTGGACCTACTGCGTTGGAACTCCCTGTTTTGATCATAAAGAGTGCTcgcacacgcacacgcacactCACACGCACAGCCTCATAAATctcaaaaattttaatcaacAGCAACCATGTTTGGTTTTTGGAACTAAAG GTGCTGATTCCATTAATGGAGCTTCTGGCGTGAACTGTGGTGGTGTTACATGTTCTGTTTCGGACACAAGTCCCAGATATGCGGAAGTCCTTGTAAAGAATTCTGAGATTCAGAAAAGTCTAGTCAAGGATGACAACCTTCAATTAGGGGAAAATATGGATAATGAAGGGTTTTCTGGTTCAGGTCTTACACCTTTAGAAGACACATTCGaagaacacaattttaaatcaaaaccttCTGACAGTGAAACTAGAGTAGTTGGAGATTTGGACTTGATAGAAGAAATAGACCAGGAAATGACAGAATTCGATGTTGAGAAGGTGTTAGAGAAGCAGAATACACATGATTTGTATTGCCCTAACTGTAATTCCTGTATTACAAGAAGGGTTATCCTTCGTAGAAGAAGATGGAAGAATCGAAATGCACGTCGTAAACCAAAACACGCCAAAGTTGACACAATTGTTCCCTCTGAATCGAATGGCAATTCTACCTATTCAGATGCCAATTCTGCTGATTCAGCCAGTGGTCCGGGTCATGATATAGCTAACATTTGTTCAAACGATAGCCCAACATCTGCAGTCAATGATCATAATTGCGATAGAGAACCAGATGTATTCAGATGCTTATCATGCTTCAGCTTCTTTATTCCTGCAG ggaatggttttaaattgtttCGGGTATCATCCACTGAGAATGAAAATGTTCAAGATCCTCAGAAGATATCAACAGCCAACACAAATTGGTTCTTCTCTATTTTTGCAACTCATAAGAGGAAAACAACCACTGAGCAAG GTGGGTCTTTAATGAACCATGCTATCATGGATACTGCTCAACTGTTACCATACTCTTCAGGTAGCATGGAAGGTCTAAAGGAAAATGCACCGTTTAGACCTCAAGGTGGAGTGAATCTTCCAGAGTATTCAACTTCCAAATCTTTAATCCCTGAGCAGTCAGAGAtacaaataaaagagaaattcaACATGGCAAAAGGGAATGAAAAACCTTTACAAAATGGCCAGGCCTCGTCAACACAAGGAACTTCATTGTCCTCTCAATTATATTCTGAAGGAGGATTTATAAATGATGCTGCTTTGAAACACCATGAAGTAGGAAAAGGTTCTCTAAATTCTTTGAGCCAAGGAACCTCAAGGCCTGAAAAAGAGAAAGTCAATATAGGAGAAAATGAAGTTAATGCtatggaaaacaaaaatatag GGAATGATGTCATAGTCACCATTGAAAAAGAGCCACCAAAACGTGGAGATTCTGAGATTGTCTGTATTGATTCAGTGGAACCTACAAGCTTGCTGAACAGTACGAACCAGACAAATGCGAGTGAACGAAAAGGTGCTGGAGTAGGTGAATCCTGGCAATGGGAGATTTTAAAAAGCATTGTATATGGTGGTTTAATAGAATCAATTACAAGTCTAGGTGTAGTGTCTTCtgctgctggtgctggtgctggaaCTT TGAACATTTTAGCACTTGGCTTGGCAAATTTGATAGGAGGGCTTTTCATAATTGGTCATAAT CTTGTGGATCTGAAAAATGATCGTTCCAATCAAGTGAATGAGCAGGAGGATCGATACCAAGAAACACTAGGACGAAGGGACAACTTTTCGTTACATGCAACACTATCTATTTTATCATTCCTTATTTTTGGGCTACTGCCTCCTGTCATGTATGGATTCTCGTTTCGGAAGAGTGATGATAGAGATCTCAAGCTTGCAGCAGTTGATGGGGCCTCCCTTTTTTACATCATATTGCTTGCTATAGGTAAGGCCCACATTCAGAGGAAGCAGCCCAAGCCATACATCAGCACTGTATTATACTTCTTCTGCATTGGGCTTATGGCCTCGGGCGCTTCTTATGTAGTTGGGGACCTCATCAGTAAGCTATTGCAGAAAATAAGTGGGTTTGAGTCTAACTTGCCCTTTCCGGAGTTGAAAACATGGGCATCTTATTGA
- the LOC18096607 gene encoding uncharacterized protein LOC18096607 isoform X4, producing the protein MASPTPSLLSQIPMENQKQELLPDEEEEVLSLRRHCSSSDDDGGNNNNNTTSANTALLVDIFSTNGNENANETRIGSLISSSSNNNLNEDSETPKVGVSSPCTVSPHKHSGDDDKDKDESEERAHHLNSVYFDQHHGIWKCHHCNWTYCVGTPCFDHKECSHTHTHTHTHSLINLKNFNQQQPCLVFGTKGADSINGASGVNCGGVTCSVSDTSPRYAEVLVKNSEIQKSLVKDDNLQLGENMDNEGFSGSGLTPLEDTFEEHNFKSKPSDSETRVVGDLDLIEEIDQEMTEFDVEKVLEKQNTHDLYCPNCNSCITRRVILRRRRWKNRNARRKPKHAKVDTIVPSESNGNSTYSDANSADSASGPGHDIANICSNDSPTSAVNDHNCDREPDVFRCLSCFSFFIPAGNAAVDHTQVRGMNQDASSGSPNNFTSSNGNDHSVMPHAERTIVKTGEHPESSYSKPHQSGAESLNPSTMEPLLLDKSPQGINLKSNLTSRNGILADQNAPLLSVDLPSVESSSIAGILNNMGGASLKPGMGIVSSSRETKFNETALISAREKSGDAAGNSGGSLMNHAIMDTAQLLPYSSGSMEGLKENAPFRPQGGVNLPEYSTSKSLIPEQSEIQIKEKFNMAKGNEKPLQNGQASSTQGTSLSSQLYSEGGFINDAALKHHEVGKGSLNSLSQGTSRPEKEKVNIGENEVNAMENKNIGNDVIVTIEKEPPKRGDSEIVCIDSVEPTSLLNSTNQTNASERKGAGVGESWQWEILKSIVYGGLIESITSLGVVSSAAGAGAGTLNILALGLANLIGGLFIIGHNLVDLKNDRSNQVNEQEDRYQETLGRRDNFSLHATLSILSFLIFGLLPPVMYGFSFRKSDDRDLKLAAVDGASLFYIILLAIGKAHIQRKQPKPYISTVLYFFCIGLMASGASYVVGDLISKLLQKISGFESNLPFPELKTWASY; encoded by the exons ATGGCATCCCCTACTCCCTCCCTCCTTAGCCAAATACCAATGGAAAATCAGAAACAAGAATTGTTGCCCGATGAGGAGGAGGAAGTGCTGTCTCTTCGAAGGCATTGCAGCAGCAGCGACGACGACGGcggcaacaacaacaacaacacaacTTCTGCAAACACTGCTCTGCTCGttgatattttttctaccaATGGTAATGAAAATGCAAATGAAACTAGAATTGGTAGCCttatcagcagcagcagcaataacAATCTTAACGAGGACTCAGAGACTCCGAAAGTAGGAGTATCATCACCCTGTACTGTATCTCCGCATAAACACAGTGGGGATGATGATAAGGACAAGGATGAGAGTGAAGAGAGAGCCCATCACCTAAACAGCGTTTACTTTGACCAACACCATG GAATATGGAAATGTCACCACTGCAATTGGACCTACTGCGTTGGAACTCCCTGTTTTGATCATAAAGAGTGCTcgcacacgcacacgcacactCACACGCACAGCCTCATAAATctcaaaaattttaatcaacAGCAACCATGTTTGGTTTTTGGAACTAAAG GTGCTGATTCCATTAATGGAGCTTCTGGCGTGAACTGTGGTGGTGTTACATGTTCTGTTTCGGACACAAGTCCCAGATATGCGGAAGTCCTTGTAAAGAATTCTGAGATTCAGAAAAGTCTAGTCAAGGATGACAACCTTCAATTAGGGGAAAATATGGATAATGAAGGGTTTTCTGGTTCAGGTCTTACACCTTTAGAAGACACATTCGaagaacacaattttaaatcaaaaccttCTGACAGTGAAACTAGAGTAGTTGGAGATTTGGACTTGATAGAAGAAATAGACCAGGAAATGACAGAATTCGATGTTGAGAAGGTGTTAGAGAAGCAGAATACACATGATTTGTATTGCCCTAACTGTAATTCCTGTATTACAAGAAGGGTTATCCTTCGTAGAAGAAGATGGAAGAATCGAAATGCACGTCGTAAACCAAAACACGCCAAAGTTGACACAATTGTTCCCTCTGAATCGAATGGCAATTCTACCTATTCAGATGCCAATTCTGCTGATTCAGCCAGTGGTCCGGGTCATGATATAGCTAACATTTGTTCAAACGATAGCCCAACATCTGCAGTCAATGATCATAATTGCGATAGAGAACCAGATGTATTCAGATGCTTATCATGCTTCAGCTTCTTTATTCCTGCAG GTAATGCTGCAGTGGACCATACTCAAGTACGTGGAATGAATCAGGACGCCTCATCAGGCTCCCCCAACAATTTTACATCCTCAAATGGAAATGATCATTCTGTAATGCCACATGCTGAAAGAACTATAGTCAAAACGGGAGAACATCCAGAAAGTTCTTATTCTAAGCCTCACCAAAGTGGAGCAGAATCTCTGAATCCTTCAACAATGGAGCCTTTATTGCTTGATAAATCACCACAAGGAATAAACCTGAAGTCCAATTTGACATCTAGGAATGGGATACTTGCAGATCAAAATGCTCCTCTCCTTTCTGTTGATTTACCATCGGTTGAATCCTCTTCAATTGCaggaatattaaataatatgggAGGTGCATCTCTTAAACCTGGAATGGGGATTGTAAGTTCCTCAAGGGaaacaaaattcaatgaaaCTGCATTGATCAGTGCTAGAGAGAAATCAGGTGATGCAGCTGGAAACTCAG GTGGGTCTTTAATGAACCATGCTATCATGGATACTGCTCAACTGTTACCATACTCTTCAGGTAGCATGGAAGGTCTAAAGGAAAATGCACCGTTTAGACCTCAAGGTGGAGTGAATCTTCCAGAGTATTCAACTTCCAAATCTTTAATCCCTGAGCAGTCAGAGAtacaaataaaagagaaattcaACATGGCAAAAGGGAATGAAAAACCTTTACAAAATGGCCAGGCCTCGTCAACACAAGGAACTTCATTGTCCTCTCAATTATATTCTGAAGGAGGATTTATAAATGATGCTGCTTTGAAACACCATGAAGTAGGAAAAGGTTCTCTAAATTCTTTGAGCCAAGGAACCTCAAGGCCTGAAAAAGAGAAAGTCAATATAGGAGAAAATGAAGTTAATGCtatggaaaacaaaaatatag GGAATGATGTCATAGTCACCATTGAAAAAGAGCCACCAAAACGTGGAGATTCTGAGATTGTCTGTATTGATTCAGTGGAACCTACAAGCTTGCTGAACAGTACGAACCAGACAAATGCGAGTGAACGAAAAGGTGCTGGAGTAGGTGAATCCTGGCAATGGGAGATTTTAAAAAGCATTGTATATGGTGGTTTAATAGAATCAATTACAAGTCTAGGTGTAGTGTCTTCtgctgctggtgctggtgctggaaCTT TGAACATTTTAGCACTTGGCTTGGCAAATTTGATAGGAGGGCTTTTCATAATTGGTCATAAT CTTGTGGATCTGAAAAATGATCGTTCCAATCAAGTGAATGAGCAGGAGGATCGATACCAAGAAACACTAGGACGAAGGGACAACTTTTCGTTACATGCAACACTATCTATTTTATCATTCCTTATTTTTGGGCTACTGCCTCCTGTCATGTATGGATTCTCGTTTCGGAAGAGTGATGATAGAGATCTCAAGCTTGCAGCAGTTGATGGGGCCTCCCTTTTTTACATCATATTGCTTGCTATAGGTAAGGCCCACATTCAGAGGAAGCAGCCCAAGCCATACATCAGCACTGTATTATACTTCTTCTGCATTGGGCTTATGGCCTCGGGCGCTTCTTATGTAGTTGGGGACCTCATCAGTAAGCTATTGCAGAAAATAAGTGGGTTTGAGTCTAACTTGCCCTTTCCGGAGTTGAAAACATGGGCATCTTATTGA